A single genomic interval of Sander lucioperca isolate FBNREF2018 chromosome 9, SLUC_FBN_1.2, whole genome shotgun sequence harbors:
- the tnk2b gene encoding tyrosine kinase, non-receptor, 2b isoform X2 produces MRRFDKLKKSFPFLAHFHIYRKLGSSMQCEEGTEWLLELLMEVQLQQYFLRIRDDLNVTRLSHFDYVKNEDLEKIGMGRPGQRRLWEAVKRRKAMCKRKSWMSKVFSGKRPDGGDFPQQGQPASSFRKLSPTPPLGLGEGVLATQPDGGAPLDGQQQALTCLIPEKDLTLFEKLGDGSFGVVKRGEWLTPAGKVLNVAVKCLKTDVLSQPDALEDFICEVNAMHSLDHQNLIRLYGVVLTHPMKMVTELAPLGSLLERLRCVRPQGPVLIHTLCQYAVQVACGMAYLEQRRFIHRDLAARNILLASAHRVKIGDFGLMRALPNNHEHYVMQEHRKVPFAWCAPESLKTRTFSHATDTWMFGVTLWEMFTHGQEPWLGLNGSQILHKIDKEGERLPKPEDCPQDTYHVVLQCWAQKPDDRPTFVALREFLLETMPTDMCALQDFDEPDKLQIQLNDVITIIEGRAENYWWRGQNKRTLKVGPFPRNVVTSVAGLSAHDISRPLKNSFIHTGHGDTNPHRCWGFPDRIDDLYLGNPMDPPDVLAVDHSGARPTQLLGQAKKEPPPRPPQPALLIKSKSGFSQQLLTHCSCPLCSLLAPLLKEPCYDSVNDDEDLTSAGLKRLSLRKTGSVKGLKLKPAAWVSACKQVGGRTLGSGHNHNSEVSLIDFGEEFPPPTPSPSPVVEIQIPLLAKLALEAENILDRTPPQSPSRSLPRPLHPTPVVDWDARPLPPPPAYDDVAQDEDDMEVSSINSSEQQHEKEQSDVHNPDQALFSGQKGESEALVSRGLDRSGLEDNLFLPSRQSQVLSTSFSQSAEIFQELQQECMRRLNVPTGSATRSSSPSQSSATCSQNPQTHEGHQQSVFSSNEDRPQIPPRVPIPPRPIKRGDYTSSRWSRDLSLSPTPTDTTEDVSGPNRPPQIPPRDLLSQPGSRTPSPMGLVVGSPQQRVYSVSPTTMQAPLASCPSTYTFGSYLSTSPGKLMPPTHSFASDPKYAAPKVIQAHGKDAASKGPCILPIVRDGRKVSNTHYYLLPERPPYLDRYDRFFREAEGLPASGVEERHVRQVNTATVRPMVVSSQTLQGQAQGQGLVQPGEPKANFSSNNNSSLGAPRSGMKTSVSLPRVCSDGLTAAVVVTGSGIRTDGGGNSADRIKMVQEAVHGVTIEECQAALQNHNWNVQKAVHYLKVEQLFCLGLRSRSECLKLLEMYDWNLEVASTQMLDNYGSTTRQRR; encoded by the exons AAACTGGGCAGTAGCATGCAGTGCGAGGAAGGCACAGAATGGCTACTGGAGCTGCTGATGGAGGTGCAGTTGCAGCAGTACTTCCTGCGGATCCGGGATGACCTTAATGTCACACGGCTGTCACACTTCGACTACGTCAAGAACGAAGATCTGGAGAAGATCGGCATGGGTCGACCTG GGCAGAGACGACTGTGGGAGGCTGTGAAAAGGAGGAAAGCCATGTGCAAGCGCAAGTCCTGGATGAGcaag GTGTTTAGTGGTAAGCGCCCAGACGGAGGAGACTTCCCCCAGCAGGGCCAGCCGGCCTCCTCCTTTCGTAAGCTGTCTCCCACACCTCCACTGGGCCTGGGGGAGGGAGTCCTGGCCACACAGCCCGATGGTGGTGCTCCTCTTGATGGGCAGCAGCAGGCTCTGACCTGCCTCATCCCAGAGAAGGATCTGACGCTGTTTGAGAAGCTGGGGGACGGCTCCTTTGGTGTAGTGAAAAGAGGAGAGTGGCTGACGCCCGCAGGAAAGGTG CTGAACGTAGCTGTGAAGTGTCTGAAGACAGATGTGCTCAGCCAGCCCGACGCTCTGGAGGACTTCATCTGTGAGGTCAACGCCATGCACTCCCTGGACCACCAGAACCTCATTCGCCTCTACGGTGTGGTGCTCACACACCCAATGAAGATG GTGACTGAGCTGGCTCCCCTGGGTTCTCTGCTGGAGCGTTTGCGATGTGTTCGTCCACAGGGCCCAGTGTTGATCCACACTCTGTGTCAGTATGCCGTACAGGTGGCCTGTGGCATGGCCTATCTGGAGCAGAGGAGGTTCATCCACAGGGACCTGGCAGCCAG GAACATCCTGCTGGCCTCAGCTCACAGAGTGAAGATCGGTGACTTTGGCCTGATGAGGGCACTGCCCAACAACCATGAGCACTATGTCATGCAGGAGCATAGAAAGGTCCCCTTTGCATG GTGCGCCCCAGAGAGTCTGAAGACCAGAACGTTCTCCCATGCTACAGACACATGGATGTTTGGAGTCACTCTCTGGGAAATGTTCACACATGGCCAGGAGCCTTGGCTGGGCCTCAATGGGAgccag ATTCTGCACAAGATTGATAAAGAAGGTGAACGCCTCCCTAAGCCCGAAGACTGTCCGCAGGATACCTATCATGTTGTGCTGCAGTGTTGGGCTCAGAAACCAGACGACAGACCCACCTTTGTCGCCCTGCGTGAGTTCCTGCTTGAG accaTGCCCACAGACATGTGTGCTCTGCAGGACTTTGATGAGCCTGACAAACTCCAGATCCAGCTCAATGATGTCATCACTATCATAGAGGGGAG GGCTGAGAACTACTGGTGGCGAGGTCAAAACAAGCGGACCCTTAAGGTCGGACCGTTCCCTAGAAACGTGGTGACATCAGTAGCGGGTTTATCAGCTCATGACATCAGCCGGCCGCTCAAGAACAGCTTCATTCACACAGGACACGGAGACACCAACCCTCATCGCTGCTGGGGCTTCCCTGACAGGATTGACGA TTTGTACCTCGGTAATCCCATGGATCCTCCTGATGTCCTTGCTGTAGACCACAGTGGTGCTCGGCCCACACAGCTTCTAGGACAAGCTAAAA AGGAGCCTCCTCCCCGCCCTCCTCAGCCAGCACTGTTAATCAAGAGTAAGTCTGGTTTCTCTCAGCAGCTCCTCACCCATTGCTCCTGCCCTCTCTGTTCCCTCCTAGCACCACTCCTCAAAG AACCTTGCTATGATTCAGTAAACGATGATGAGGATCTGACTTCGGCAGGACTAAAGAGATTATCACTTCGGAAAACGGGTTCCGTCAAAGGCTTAAAACTAAAACCCGCTGCATGGGTCTCTGCTTGCAAACAGGTGGGTGGCCGGACTTTAGGCTCAGGCCACAACCACAACAGTGAAGTGTCCCTCATTGACTTTGGGGAGGAGTTCCCTCCACCCACACCATCCCCCTCCCCTGTGGTTGAAATCCAGATTCCTTTACTGGCAAAGCTAGCTTTGGAAGCAGAGAACATCCTGGACCGGACTCCACCTCAGAGTCCGTCCAGATCGCTGCCCCGCCCCCTTCACCCTACGCCAGTAGTGGACTGGGATGCCCGGCCATTACCCCCACCCCCCGCCTATGACGATGTGGCCCAAGACGAAGACGATATGGAG GTGAGCTCCATCAACAGCTCAGAGCAGCAGCATGAAAAGGAACAGAGTGATGTCCATAACCCAGATCAGGCTCTCTTCTCTGGACAGAAGGGGGAGAGTGAGGCTCTGGTCTCCAGGGGTCTAGACAGATCAGGCCTGGAGGACAACCTCTTTCTCCCCAGCAGGCAGAGTCAGGTTCTGTCCACCTCCTTCTCCCAGTCAGCAGAGATCTTCCAAGAACTCCAGCAAGAGTGCATGAGGAGACTAAATGTACCGACTGGAAGTGCCACACGGTCAAGCTCCCCGTCCCAGAGCTCAGCCACATGTTCCCAGAATCCACAGACCCACGAGGGGCACCAGCAGAGTGTCTTCTCCTCCAATGAGGACAGACCCCAGATCCCCCCACGTGTCCCCATACCCCCTCGCCCCATAAAGAGGGGCGACTACACATCTTCTCGCTGGTCAAGGGATCTCTCCCTGTCACCTACGCCAACTGACACCACAGAGGACGTTTCAGGCCCAAACCGGCCACCTCAGATCCCTCCCAGGGACCTTTTGTCACAGCCGGGCTCCAGGACTCCCAGCCCCATGGGCCTAGTTGTGGGCTCCCCCCAGCAGAGAGTCTACTCTGTCAGCCCCACCACCATGCAGGCTCCTCTTGCCTCCTGCCCCTCCACATACACCTTTGGCTCCTACCTCTCCACCTCTCCAGGTAAACTCATGCCTCCCACGCACAGCTTTGCCTCAGATCCTAAATATGCTGCACCCAAAGTGATCCAAGCACATGGGAAGGACGCCGCCAGCAAGGGCCCCTGTATCCTCCCCATCGTCCGTGATGGACGTAAAGTCAGTAACACACATTATTACCTACTGCCGGAGAGGCCCCCATACCTAGACCGCTATGACCGCTTCTTCAGGGAGGCAGAGGGCCTGCCTGCCAGCGGTGTGGAGGAAAGGCATGTGCGGCAAGTTAACACCGCCACTGTCAGACCCATGGTGGTCAGCAGCCAGACTCTCCAGGGACAGGCCCAGGGACAGGGGCTTGTCCAGCCAGGCGAGCCGAAGGCTAATTTCTCCTCCAACAATAACAGCAGTCTGGGTGCACCACGGTCAGGGATGAAGACATCAGTTAGTCTCCCTCGCGTCTGTTCAGACGGGCTGACAGCAGCGGTGGTGGTCACTGGTTCCGGCATCAGGACAGACGGAGGAGGGAACTCAGCTGACAGGATCAAAATG GTGCAGGAGGCAGTTCACGGTGTCACAATAGAGGAGTGCCAAGCCGCCCTCCAGAACCACAACTGGAATGTCCAGAAAGCTGTGCATTATCTAAAG GTGGAGCAGTTGTTCTGTTTGGGTCTGAGGAGCAGGTCAGAGTGTCTAAAGCTGCTGGAGATGTATGACTGGAACCTGGAGGTGGCCAGCACTCAGATGTTAGATAACTATGGATCCACAACAAGACAGAG ACGGTGA
- the tnk2b gene encoding tyrosine kinase, non-receptor, 2b isoform X1 — protein MGETAEYQRLQETSESDYQRLPSDDEEKLGSSMQCEEGTEWLLELLMEVQLQQYFLRIRDDLNVTRLSHFDYVKNEDLEKIGMGRPGQRRLWEAVKRRKAMCKRKSWMSKVFSGKRPDGGDFPQQGQPASSFRKLSPTPPLGLGEGVLATQPDGGAPLDGQQQALTCLIPEKDLTLFEKLGDGSFGVVKRGEWLTPAGKVLNVAVKCLKTDVLSQPDALEDFICEVNAMHSLDHQNLIRLYGVVLTHPMKMVTELAPLGSLLERLRCVRPQGPVLIHTLCQYAVQVACGMAYLEQRRFIHRDLAARNILLASAHRVKIGDFGLMRALPNNHEHYVMQEHRKVPFAWCAPESLKTRTFSHATDTWMFGVTLWEMFTHGQEPWLGLNGSQILHKIDKEGERLPKPEDCPQDTYHVVLQCWAQKPDDRPTFVALREFLLETMPTDMCALQDFDEPDKLQIQLNDVITIIEGRAENYWWRGQNKRTLKVGPFPRNVVTSVAGLSAHDISRPLKNSFIHTGHGDTNPHRCWGFPDRIDDLYLGNPMDPPDVLAVDHSGARPTQLLGQAKKEPPPRPPQPALLIKSKSGFSQQLLTHCSCPLCSLLAPLLKEPCYDSVNDDEDLTSAGLKRLSLRKTGSVKGLKLKPAAWVSACKQVGGRTLGSGHNHNSEVSLIDFGEEFPPPTPSPSPVVEIQIPLLAKLALEAENILDRTPPQSPSRSLPRPLHPTPVVDWDARPLPPPPAYDDVAQDEDDMEVSSINSSEQQHEKEQSDVHNPDQALFSGQKGESEALVSRGLDRSGLEDNLFLPSRQSQVLSTSFSQSAEIFQELQQECMRRLNVPTGSATRSSSPSQSSATCSQNPQTHEGHQQSVFSSNEDRPQIPPRVPIPPRPIKRGDYTSSRWSRDLSLSPTPTDTTEDVSGPNRPPQIPPRDLLSQPGSRTPSPMGLVVGSPQQRVYSVSPTTMQAPLASCPSTYTFGSYLSTSPGKLMPPTHSFASDPKYAAPKVIQAHGKDAASKGPCILPIVRDGRKVSNTHYYLLPERPPYLDRYDRFFREAEGLPASGVEERHVRQVNTATVRPMVVSSQTLQGQAQGQGLVQPGEPKANFSSNNNSSLGAPRSGMKTSVSLPRVCSDGLTAAVVVTGSGIRTDGGGNSADRIKMVQEAVHGVTIEECQAALQNHNWNVQKAVHYLKVEQLFCLGLRSRSECLKLLEMYDWNLEVASTQMLDNYGSTTRQRR, from the exons AAACTGGGCAGTAGCATGCAGTGCGAGGAAGGCACAGAATGGCTACTGGAGCTGCTGATGGAGGTGCAGTTGCAGCAGTACTTCCTGCGGATCCGGGATGACCTTAATGTCACACGGCTGTCACACTTCGACTACGTCAAGAACGAAGATCTGGAGAAGATCGGCATGGGTCGACCTG GGCAGAGACGACTGTGGGAGGCTGTGAAAAGGAGGAAAGCCATGTGCAAGCGCAAGTCCTGGATGAGcaag GTGTTTAGTGGTAAGCGCCCAGACGGAGGAGACTTCCCCCAGCAGGGCCAGCCGGCCTCCTCCTTTCGTAAGCTGTCTCCCACACCTCCACTGGGCCTGGGGGAGGGAGTCCTGGCCACACAGCCCGATGGTGGTGCTCCTCTTGATGGGCAGCAGCAGGCTCTGACCTGCCTCATCCCAGAGAAGGATCTGACGCTGTTTGAGAAGCTGGGGGACGGCTCCTTTGGTGTAGTGAAAAGAGGAGAGTGGCTGACGCCCGCAGGAAAGGTG CTGAACGTAGCTGTGAAGTGTCTGAAGACAGATGTGCTCAGCCAGCCCGACGCTCTGGAGGACTTCATCTGTGAGGTCAACGCCATGCACTCCCTGGACCACCAGAACCTCATTCGCCTCTACGGTGTGGTGCTCACACACCCAATGAAGATG GTGACTGAGCTGGCTCCCCTGGGTTCTCTGCTGGAGCGTTTGCGATGTGTTCGTCCACAGGGCCCAGTGTTGATCCACACTCTGTGTCAGTATGCCGTACAGGTGGCCTGTGGCATGGCCTATCTGGAGCAGAGGAGGTTCATCCACAGGGACCTGGCAGCCAG GAACATCCTGCTGGCCTCAGCTCACAGAGTGAAGATCGGTGACTTTGGCCTGATGAGGGCACTGCCCAACAACCATGAGCACTATGTCATGCAGGAGCATAGAAAGGTCCCCTTTGCATG GTGCGCCCCAGAGAGTCTGAAGACCAGAACGTTCTCCCATGCTACAGACACATGGATGTTTGGAGTCACTCTCTGGGAAATGTTCACACATGGCCAGGAGCCTTGGCTGGGCCTCAATGGGAgccag ATTCTGCACAAGATTGATAAAGAAGGTGAACGCCTCCCTAAGCCCGAAGACTGTCCGCAGGATACCTATCATGTTGTGCTGCAGTGTTGGGCTCAGAAACCAGACGACAGACCCACCTTTGTCGCCCTGCGTGAGTTCCTGCTTGAG accaTGCCCACAGACATGTGTGCTCTGCAGGACTTTGATGAGCCTGACAAACTCCAGATCCAGCTCAATGATGTCATCACTATCATAGAGGGGAG GGCTGAGAACTACTGGTGGCGAGGTCAAAACAAGCGGACCCTTAAGGTCGGACCGTTCCCTAGAAACGTGGTGACATCAGTAGCGGGTTTATCAGCTCATGACATCAGCCGGCCGCTCAAGAACAGCTTCATTCACACAGGACACGGAGACACCAACCCTCATCGCTGCTGGGGCTTCCCTGACAGGATTGACGA TTTGTACCTCGGTAATCCCATGGATCCTCCTGATGTCCTTGCTGTAGACCACAGTGGTGCTCGGCCCACACAGCTTCTAGGACAAGCTAAAA AGGAGCCTCCTCCCCGCCCTCCTCAGCCAGCACTGTTAATCAAGAGTAAGTCTGGTTTCTCTCAGCAGCTCCTCACCCATTGCTCCTGCCCTCTCTGTTCCCTCCTAGCACCACTCCTCAAAG AACCTTGCTATGATTCAGTAAACGATGATGAGGATCTGACTTCGGCAGGACTAAAGAGATTATCACTTCGGAAAACGGGTTCCGTCAAAGGCTTAAAACTAAAACCCGCTGCATGGGTCTCTGCTTGCAAACAGGTGGGTGGCCGGACTTTAGGCTCAGGCCACAACCACAACAGTGAAGTGTCCCTCATTGACTTTGGGGAGGAGTTCCCTCCACCCACACCATCCCCCTCCCCTGTGGTTGAAATCCAGATTCCTTTACTGGCAAAGCTAGCTTTGGAAGCAGAGAACATCCTGGACCGGACTCCACCTCAGAGTCCGTCCAGATCGCTGCCCCGCCCCCTTCACCCTACGCCAGTAGTGGACTGGGATGCCCGGCCATTACCCCCACCCCCCGCCTATGACGATGTGGCCCAAGACGAAGACGATATGGAG GTGAGCTCCATCAACAGCTCAGAGCAGCAGCATGAAAAGGAACAGAGTGATGTCCATAACCCAGATCAGGCTCTCTTCTCTGGACAGAAGGGGGAGAGTGAGGCTCTGGTCTCCAGGGGTCTAGACAGATCAGGCCTGGAGGACAACCTCTTTCTCCCCAGCAGGCAGAGTCAGGTTCTGTCCACCTCCTTCTCCCAGTCAGCAGAGATCTTCCAAGAACTCCAGCAAGAGTGCATGAGGAGACTAAATGTACCGACTGGAAGTGCCACACGGTCAAGCTCCCCGTCCCAGAGCTCAGCCACATGTTCCCAGAATCCACAGACCCACGAGGGGCACCAGCAGAGTGTCTTCTCCTCCAATGAGGACAGACCCCAGATCCCCCCACGTGTCCCCATACCCCCTCGCCCCATAAAGAGGGGCGACTACACATCTTCTCGCTGGTCAAGGGATCTCTCCCTGTCACCTACGCCAACTGACACCACAGAGGACGTTTCAGGCCCAAACCGGCCACCTCAGATCCCTCCCAGGGACCTTTTGTCACAGCCGGGCTCCAGGACTCCCAGCCCCATGGGCCTAGTTGTGGGCTCCCCCCAGCAGAGAGTCTACTCTGTCAGCCCCACCACCATGCAGGCTCCTCTTGCCTCCTGCCCCTCCACATACACCTTTGGCTCCTACCTCTCCACCTCTCCAGGTAAACTCATGCCTCCCACGCACAGCTTTGCCTCAGATCCTAAATATGCTGCACCCAAAGTGATCCAAGCACATGGGAAGGACGCCGCCAGCAAGGGCCCCTGTATCCTCCCCATCGTCCGTGATGGACGTAAAGTCAGTAACACACATTATTACCTACTGCCGGAGAGGCCCCCATACCTAGACCGCTATGACCGCTTCTTCAGGGAGGCAGAGGGCCTGCCTGCCAGCGGTGTGGAGGAAAGGCATGTGCGGCAAGTTAACACCGCCACTGTCAGACCCATGGTGGTCAGCAGCCAGACTCTCCAGGGACAGGCCCAGGGACAGGGGCTTGTCCAGCCAGGCGAGCCGAAGGCTAATTTCTCCTCCAACAATAACAGCAGTCTGGGTGCACCACGGTCAGGGATGAAGACATCAGTTAGTCTCCCTCGCGTCTGTTCAGACGGGCTGACAGCAGCGGTGGTGGTCACTGGTTCCGGCATCAGGACAGACGGAGGAGGGAACTCAGCTGACAGGATCAAAATG GTGCAGGAGGCAGTTCACGGTGTCACAATAGAGGAGTGCCAAGCCGCCCTCCAGAACCACAACTGGAATGTCCAGAAAGCTGTGCATTATCTAAAG GTGGAGCAGTTGTTCTGTTTGGGTCTGAGGAGCAGGTCAGAGTGTCTAAAGCTGCTGGAGATGTATGACTGGAACCTGGAGGTGGCCAGCACTCAGATGTTAGATAACTATGGATCCACAACAAGACAGAG ACGGTGA
- the tnk2b gene encoding tyrosine kinase, non-receptor, 2b isoform X4, with translation MQCEEGTEWLLELLMEVQLQQYFLRIRDDLNVTRLSHFDYVKNEDLEKIGMGRPGQRRLWEAVKRRKAMCKRKSWMSKVFSGKRPDGGDFPQQGQPASSFRKLSPTPPLGLGEGVLATQPDGGAPLDGQQQALTCLIPEKDLTLFEKLGDGSFGVVKRGEWLTPAGKVLNVAVKCLKTDVLSQPDALEDFICEVNAMHSLDHQNLIRLYGVVLTHPMKMVTELAPLGSLLERLRCVRPQGPVLIHTLCQYAVQVACGMAYLEQRRFIHRDLAARNILLASAHRVKIGDFGLMRALPNNHEHYVMQEHRKVPFAWCAPESLKTRTFSHATDTWMFGVTLWEMFTHGQEPWLGLNGSQILHKIDKEGERLPKPEDCPQDTYHVVLQCWAQKPDDRPTFVALREFLLETMPTDMCALQDFDEPDKLQIQLNDVITIIEGRAENYWWRGQNKRTLKVGPFPRNVVTSVAGLSAHDISRPLKNSFIHTGHGDTNPHRCWGFPDRIDDLYLGNPMDPPDVLAVDHSGARPTQLLGQAKKEPPPRPPQPALLIKSKSGFSQQLLTHCSCPLCSLLAPLLKEPCYDSVNDDEDLTSAGLKRLSLRKTGSVKGLKLKPAAWVSACKQVGGRTLGSGHNHNSEVSLIDFGEEFPPPTPSPSPVVEIQIPLLAKLALEAENILDRTPPQSPSRSLPRPLHPTPVVDWDARPLPPPPAYDDVAQDEDDMEVSSINSSEQQHEKEQSDVHNPDQALFSGQKGESEALVSRGLDRSGLEDNLFLPSRQSQVLSTSFSQSAEIFQELQQECMRRLNVPTGSATRSSSPSQSSATCSQNPQTHEGHQQSVFSSNEDRPQIPPRVPIPPRPIKRGDYTSSRWSRDLSLSPTPTDTTEDVSGPNRPPQIPPRDLLSQPGSRTPSPMGLVVGSPQQRVYSVSPTTMQAPLASCPSTYTFGSYLSTSPGKLMPPTHSFASDPKYAAPKVIQAHGKDAASKGPCILPIVRDGRKVSNTHYYLLPERPPYLDRYDRFFREAEGLPASGVEERHVRQVNTATVRPMVVSSQTLQGQAQGQGLVQPGEPKANFSSNNNSSLGAPRSGMKTSVSLPRVCSDGLTAAVVVTGSGIRTDGGGNSADRIKMVQEAVHGVTIEECQAALQNHNWNVQKAVHYLKVEQLFCLGLRSRSECLKLLEMYDWNLEVASTQMLDNYGSTTRQRR, from the exons ATGCAGTGCGAGGAAGGCACAGAATGGCTACTGGAGCTGCTGATGGAGGTGCAGTTGCAGCAGTACTTCCTGCGGATCCGGGATGACCTTAATGTCACACGGCTGTCACACTTCGACTACGTCAAGAACGAAGATCTGGAGAAGATCGGCATGGGTCGACCTG GGCAGAGACGACTGTGGGAGGCTGTGAAAAGGAGGAAAGCCATGTGCAAGCGCAAGTCCTGGATGAGcaag GTGTTTAGTGGTAAGCGCCCAGACGGAGGAGACTTCCCCCAGCAGGGCCAGCCGGCCTCCTCCTTTCGTAAGCTGTCTCCCACACCTCCACTGGGCCTGGGGGAGGGAGTCCTGGCCACACAGCCCGATGGTGGTGCTCCTCTTGATGGGCAGCAGCAGGCTCTGACCTGCCTCATCCCAGAGAAGGATCTGACGCTGTTTGAGAAGCTGGGGGACGGCTCCTTTGGTGTAGTGAAAAGAGGAGAGTGGCTGACGCCCGCAGGAAAGGTG CTGAACGTAGCTGTGAAGTGTCTGAAGACAGATGTGCTCAGCCAGCCCGACGCTCTGGAGGACTTCATCTGTGAGGTCAACGCCATGCACTCCCTGGACCACCAGAACCTCATTCGCCTCTACGGTGTGGTGCTCACACACCCAATGAAGATG GTGACTGAGCTGGCTCCCCTGGGTTCTCTGCTGGAGCGTTTGCGATGTGTTCGTCCACAGGGCCCAGTGTTGATCCACACTCTGTGTCAGTATGCCGTACAGGTGGCCTGTGGCATGGCCTATCTGGAGCAGAGGAGGTTCATCCACAGGGACCTGGCAGCCAG GAACATCCTGCTGGCCTCAGCTCACAGAGTGAAGATCGGTGACTTTGGCCTGATGAGGGCACTGCCCAACAACCATGAGCACTATGTCATGCAGGAGCATAGAAAGGTCCCCTTTGCATG GTGCGCCCCAGAGAGTCTGAAGACCAGAACGTTCTCCCATGCTACAGACACATGGATGTTTGGAGTCACTCTCTGGGAAATGTTCACACATGGCCAGGAGCCTTGGCTGGGCCTCAATGGGAgccag ATTCTGCACAAGATTGATAAAGAAGGTGAACGCCTCCCTAAGCCCGAAGACTGTCCGCAGGATACCTATCATGTTGTGCTGCAGTGTTGGGCTCAGAAACCAGACGACAGACCCACCTTTGTCGCCCTGCGTGAGTTCCTGCTTGAG accaTGCCCACAGACATGTGTGCTCTGCAGGACTTTGATGAGCCTGACAAACTCCAGATCCAGCTCAATGATGTCATCACTATCATAGAGGGGAG GGCTGAGAACTACTGGTGGCGAGGTCAAAACAAGCGGACCCTTAAGGTCGGACCGTTCCCTAGAAACGTGGTGACATCAGTAGCGGGTTTATCAGCTCATGACATCAGCCGGCCGCTCAAGAACAGCTTCATTCACACAGGACACGGAGACACCAACCCTCATCGCTGCTGGGGCTTCCCTGACAGGATTGACGA TTTGTACCTCGGTAATCCCATGGATCCTCCTGATGTCCTTGCTGTAGACCACAGTGGTGCTCGGCCCACACAGCTTCTAGGACAAGCTAAAA AGGAGCCTCCTCCCCGCCCTCCTCAGCCAGCACTGTTAATCAAGAGTAAGTCTGGTTTCTCTCAGCAGCTCCTCACCCATTGCTCCTGCCCTCTCTGTTCCCTCCTAGCACCACTCCTCAAAG AACCTTGCTATGATTCAGTAAACGATGATGAGGATCTGACTTCGGCAGGACTAAAGAGATTATCACTTCGGAAAACGGGTTCCGTCAAAGGCTTAAAACTAAAACCCGCTGCATGGGTCTCTGCTTGCAAACAGGTGGGTGGCCGGACTTTAGGCTCAGGCCACAACCACAACAGTGAAGTGTCCCTCATTGACTTTGGGGAGGAGTTCCCTCCACCCACACCATCCCCCTCCCCTGTGGTTGAAATCCAGATTCCTTTACTGGCAAAGCTAGCTTTGGAAGCAGAGAACATCCTGGACCGGACTCCACCTCAGAGTCCGTCCAGATCGCTGCCCCGCCCCCTTCACCCTACGCCAGTAGTGGACTGGGATGCCCGGCCATTACCCCCACCCCCCGCCTATGACGATGTGGCCCAAGACGAAGACGATATGGAG GTGAGCTCCATCAACAGCTCAGAGCAGCAGCATGAAAAGGAACAGAGTGATGTCCATAACCCAGATCAGGCTCTCTTCTCTGGACAGAAGGGGGAGAGTGAGGCTCTGGTCTCCAGGGGTCTAGACAGATCAGGCCTGGAGGACAACCTCTTTCTCCCCAGCAGGCAGAGTCAGGTTCTGTCCACCTCCTTCTCCCAGTCAGCAGAGATCTTCCAAGAACTCCAGCAAGAGTGCATGAGGAGACTAAATGTACCGACTGGAAGTGCCACACGGTCAAGCTCCCCGTCCCAGAGCTCAGCCACATGTTCCCAGAATCCACAGACCCACGAGGGGCACCAGCAGAGTGTCTTCTCCTCCAATGAGGACAGACCCCAGATCCCCCCACGTGTCCCCATACCCCCTCGCCCCATAAAGAGGGGCGACTACACATCTTCTCGCTGGTCAAGGGATCTCTCCCTGTCACCTACGCCAACTGACACCACAGAGGACGTTTCAGGCCCAAACCGGCCACCTCAGATCCCTCCCAGGGACCTTTTGTCACAGCCGGGCTCCAGGACTCCCAGCCCCATGGGCCTAGTTGTGGGCTCCCCCCAGCAGAGAGTCTACTCTGTCAGCCCCACCACCATGCAGGCTCCTCTTGCCTCCTGCCCCTCCACATACACCTTTGGCTCCTACCTCTCCACCTCTCCAGGTAAACTCATGCCTCCCACGCACAGCTTTGCCTCAGATCCTAAATATGCTGCACCCAAAGTGATCCAAGCACATGGGAAGGACGCCGCCAGCAAGGGCCCCTGTATCCTCCCCATCGTCCGTGATGGACGTAAAGTCAGTAACACACATTATTACCTACTGCCGGAGAGGCCCCCATACCTAGACCGCTATGACCGCTTCTTCAGGGAGGCAGAGGGCCTGCCTGCCAGCGGTGTGGAGGAAAGGCATGTGCGGCAAGTTAACACCGCCACTGTCAGACCCATGGTGGTCAGCAGCCAGACTCTCCAGGGACAGGCCCAGGGACAGGGGCTTGTCCAGCCAGGCGAGCCGAAGGCTAATTTCTCCTCCAACAATAACAGCAGTCTGGGTGCACCACGGTCAGGGATGAAGACATCAGTTAGTCTCCCTCGCGTCTGTTCAGACGGGCTGACAGCAGCGGTGGTGGTCACTGGTTCCGGCATCAGGACAGACGGAGGAGGGAACTCAGCTGACAGGATCAAAATG GTGCAGGAGGCAGTTCACGGTGTCACAATAGAGGAGTGCCAAGCCGCCCTCCAGAACCACAACTGGAATGTCCAGAAAGCTGTGCATTATCTAAAG GTGGAGCAGTTGTTCTGTTTGGGTCTGAGGAGCAGGTCAGAGTGTCTAAAGCTGCTGGAGATGTATGACTGGAACCTGGAGGTGGCCAGCACTCAGATGTTAGATAACTATGGATCCACAACAAGACAGAG ACGGTGA